In Panulirus ornatus isolate Po-2019 chromosome 2, ASM3632096v1, whole genome shotgun sequence, the DNA window GAAGACATGAAACAGCATGAAAATTCTATTTTTTTGAAGGAAGCACAGATTATCATATTCCTCATCATGACTCTAATTACTGTACAAAATCTGATATGCATGGATATTTTCCTAGCTATTCTGGTATAACATTATTGTATTACTCATTCACTTTTTCTAATTTCAGCAAAATCAAATAAATCTGTAATAAATTCTCACAAAAAGGAATAAGTCAGAGAATGTTCTTTAGTCTGAAAGGCATGTCTTCTTTGTATTAAAATTCTCTTCTCATTTCAtttaatatatgattttttttttaaatctatatTATGGACAAAGTTCAACCAAATATCACTGAACATTTATTCAACATCTTATATCCTGGTATGGAACAAATCTATCCCTCAAACACTGGACTTATAATCTATAATTGATAGTCTGACAATTCAATATGTATGCATCTATCAAAGATAATCACAAAGAAAATTTATGCAAGAATGAAGATTCTTTCAGCGCCCCAACTTTGAGAAAGGGTTGATGCCTCGTTTTAATGATCCAAATCTTGTACCTCCAGTGGTCCTTAAATCTGAATCATCTTCTTCGGGGCTCTGAAGGGAGTCTCCACCTCTTTCAGCCTCTTGTCGGTTCCTATCTGATTCTCGACGACTCCTGTCTGCTTCACGACGGTTTTCTTCAAGGGTGAAATCCTCAAAACTCATATTAGAAATTCCAGCAGACTCAAAACTAATGTTTTTCTCTGGTTTCTTTTCTGGCTTCTCTACTTTCTTTTCCAACTTCTCATGCTTTTTACTCTTTTTACTTAATTTCTCCTTTTTAGAATGTCCAAATTGTTTGATTGGGAGCACCATCATATTTTCTTCTTCAAATTCCTCactaatatttttatattttaatcTGTCCTTACTTCTATCTCTATGTTTAGGTTTTCTACTGACCATCATAGATCCATCATCACTTGAGGTGTCAGAATCGGAAAGTTTTTGGTGTGCTGTCCTTGGTTTACGGAAACTAGGGGGTGTTGATTTCCTTAATGACCTCGAAACTTTGAAATCACCAAAAAATTTATCtatgtgaccatcatcacgtgcCATCTGAGCCATCTGTGCTTGAAAGACAGAACTCATATTAGCTGGCAGTGTTTGGCTTTTCCCACTTGTTGCTTGACCTGTCTGCTGATGTCCAATTACTGGTTTGAAAGGTACAGCACCAAATAGATCAGCATCATCAAGGTCTGCTGAATTTGACTCTCTTCCTTGAGAGGGAGGGTGTATTTTGACAGAACGTGGTGTGGAAGTATGAATGGGGTTGTGTGAAGTCATATCAGAAGGTGGGGTGAAATACTGTGACTGGCTTGAACATGTAAATTGTGGAGCACCATTTAAGATTGTTTGACCATGTGCTGAAAATTCTTTGGTATCATTGGATGGAGTAGTTGATATTGTAACATCATTGAAGGGTGTGGACCCAAAGAGATCTGTAttctggagggaaggagaactgATAGATCCTACAGCAGAATTAGGAGTGAGAGAATCTATGCTCTGAGACATTATACCCTGACTGGCTTGTTGAGATATTTTCCGTGGGGGATTAGGTACGTTTTGTTCTGTGGCAGCTGGGGACATTGCAGACTGGTTTGATAAATGCACTGAAGGCTCTTGCATTCCTGATGGTACAACTGCTACTGGACTCTCACTGATAAAGGGGTTAACAAATGGATTTTTTGTTGGGACAGGATTAACAACTGAGGAAGTTTCAACTCCAGACACAGAAAAAGGTGGGGGAATATTCTCATAGTGGTGATATCTAGGTGTTGTAGTACCATTTTCTATGCTACTACCATTTGGATTCAGCACTACATTTTCATATATAGGATACTCTTCACTTGGAGACTCTTCATAAATTATATCAGCTTTTACAGGTAACCGAACAGGCTCAACAATTTGCTCCTGTATTTCTGGGCTGCCTAAGTGAACAGGAGCTGGAGAACTGTTTGCCAAAGTCTGCGATATAACTGGCTGGTTAGAGGATTCTAATGGAGATACAGTGTTGCTTGATGGTTGACTACGGCTCTGAAAGACTTTCTTGTTTATTCTCTTAAAAGATGTTTTAAAGGGAGCTAAAGCAAACACATCTTCCTCCCCTGGAACTTCTCTCTGTCTGTGAGATTCATCCATGGAAGTTTTTCTGAAAGGTCGTGGAACATGAAAAATATTGGACCTAACTGGTAGCTGGTCTGGTTgctgagtgagttgttgttcaatATGTTGTTCTTCTTGATCATCAGACAgttttccttcttcttcacctGAATCAAGTTCATCATCTTGAAGAAGAGGTTTTTCTCCATACTCATGTCCCAGAAGTCTATCCTGAGCACACTtcctgttctcttgttcttgaaGAGCTCTAGCACGAGCTCGTATAGCTGCTTTACTTGGCTTTGGTCCCCGTCGTATTAACTGGGTAGGGTCAGAATTCTCTGCTGTCCTTGGATCATCTTCATGGGTTGTAACACTTTCACACTCTGCATGATACACAGATGAACTAATAGTTTCAGAGACATCTCCACGGTCACAATGGTcataatcatattcatcattaattCTAGCCTTTAGATCACTAGCTGACCCTATGGAATCATCATCAGATACACTACAGATGAAAACCCCATCAGATTTACCATCTTCTGCGCCTTCTAATGGTGActcatttccttcattttcattcttgcctttcttctttctcactcgTCGATGCCTTCTCTGCTTAATCTCTCTTGAATCATTTGCTGGCACTTGTTGCTGTTGGAGCTCTTTATTTCGATTCAGTGCTTCTGTATGACGttcctcttcactttcctcatcaTGGGCATTTTGTAGTTTTTCATATTTAGACCTGTCAATACAATCCTACACAGTTTTAAACAATAACTAAAACGTGTACATACTATCTAGAAAATTCTAAATGTTTTACCAATCTTATAAATAGTGAAAAAAATAGACAAACAAATGAATACTCTTCCTTTCAGGAAGTCAAGCACTTTATAAAATGTCCTTCTTCTTTTAACTCTAACAGACTGAGTTAACCATGGAAAAACAATATGGAAGTGACCACAAGTGCTACATGAAGATGATGTATATTAGCTAAATCAGAGGAAGAGCTGGATATAATGGCAGGCCTTTATGATGAAGCATATTAAAGGAGGatgctgaaagtgaatgaagTTTAATGAGATGCTGGTTTTTGAAAGGGAtcaatgtaaatgtgctgaaagaggcagctgtgggatgtgtgatcactgttttgtggaggtgatggtgaagatttgtagatttgtagagattttgggaaaaggggaaccaatatcggtgagaagagagtggtgaaagtaagtatcCCGTGTTATGAACTGagaagtgagccttagagggaatatcctggcttggcccacctctcctttccttctttaagaaaattataaacgggagaagaggatttccagcacagACAAAAGTGGACTGGTTTAAGTATCTGAATATAAAGTTTGGTTACAACAGTAGTGGGAAAGCTGAAGATGGAAGGAGTCATGTAAGGGAGAAAAATTTGAGATAAACTGAAAGCTTTGGTGAATGACAAAGATCTGAGTACAGAGTGTGTATAAAGCTTGCATGGAGTATATGTTCCAATGCtgatgtaaggaagtaaaccTCATATATTCATAAAGCTGGATAGGTTAAAAATAAGACCAACATAACAACACAGTGTAAGTGGCACTAGGAGGAGAGTTAAGATATAGAACGCAGATGTGAAAAGAATATGTCATACAAAGAAATCATTAAAAAGTCACATAGATGAAAAacttttaagatgatgttttgcAGTGCTTGGAAGATAACAGGGTCATCAAGGATATAAGCTGTATAGTAGTACAGTAGAAGGTAAAAGGGGAAGAACCTACTTACAAGTACTTATGAGGAGACTTTGCCATTAAGGAGGGCTAGCACACAGAGCTGACAGTAGGTAATTCAAAGCTAAGAATAATTAGTCACATAAAtacatgttgccaagtgttatgaGGAAAGTGTGTCTTCGTGAACTGAATGGCAGCAGAAAATAGAGAACAAACACAACTTGGGCAACTCATTGTGCTGCTATCACTAACCCTCATGAAATCCAAGAGGTAGTCCCTCACTGGTCAGTGGCTACAATCCACCTACTACCTAGAGGAGACCATGGAAGAGGTGGACAGAAGCAGTAAGAGAACTGATCTGGGCTAAGAACATTTTGGATGAAGATACCATACAAATGATTAGGGAATGGGtgcaatggaagcatttatgTATGGAGGTGGCATAAATGGGGACACTGGTCTCAATTACCAAATCAGCTCTGTGTACAAAGTGAAAAAGGAACACTTTAAGAGTGTGGGAGTCAATATTTAATTTCATCCACTAAGCATGAGTTGATGGTGTAAAATAAGCTTTTGGTGCTATATACACCTGATATGCCCAATGGAAGTGAggctgtaatgatgatgatataaaaatACACAGAGTTAAATGTCTTCAGGGAAAGGAGGGGTTAAAACTCATTGTAAAACCTGTCATTCTCTGAACATATTAGTCATCAATAATGACAACATGCAAAGAAACTGAAAGGGGATTGTATGTTTTCCATATTTTCAGAAAGATGAATAATGGAAAAATATTGGCTCTGGAGTATGAAAAACCACTTCTTTACTGGAAGCAGACCCTATGAACATCAGAGTGGGCACTCACTGGCAGAAGAGTTACAGTGCTATTTTACTCTAAAAATTGAGCGCATCTGTCTGGGTCTACCCTATCTGGTCAATGAAATATCTTTAAATAGCAGCTAATGCTTGTGTGCAAACCCCTAACAATCATGCAGCAACCAATTTCActggtgtagtgatgggtgatattgcAGCAAAAACTCTCATCAATGCCATCCACCTTGGTCTGTTCCCTGAACCTACTACTGCCAAGATTCAAGAAAATTTTTCAAAAGGGTACAGGGGAAGTACAAATATCCTCAAAAGGCTCTGCCTCAGGTAGAGAAAAATGCTTCAATGTTTCAAAACCAACATTTCTGAGCTTCAGATAAGCCCCATAAGCATCAGAGAGCATAACTACATGAAGAAGGAGGGACCTTATAAAAAATCtcaggaaaaacaaagaaagaatctGACCCTGAGCAACTATTGGTCTTCACTTGGAATTGATCTGTACCTGAGGCAGCATAACCAGAACCACAAATAGATAATCAACCAGATCTAAGAAGAGGTATAACTGTAAAATGTTGTCTGTCATAAGTCGTATACCCCTTCAATAATTTCAACAAAGAGATTCCTTAAGAAAGCCCAGGAACAAGCCCTTTCCTTACATCATGGGCTCTAACAGGCAACCATGACTGtgagaggagtagaaacttcatGAACCAACATAAAATCATCCTTACCTATGAATACTAAGAGAAACTTGGATGAACAAACATTTCTTGtcattttccatgattttccaTGAGACTAAAGGAAATCTTAAAGTTCTGAATTGATACAAAGGATGATGTTCCGAAAGAAACATTTTCTTGGACTGTATTGAAAAAGATTTATTCTCAAAATTGGACATGTCATTTTGAGCTAAAGATTTTGGGTATGAATTAATAAACTTCACCCATAAAAGATAATCATCAAGTTTAGATTATTTCTAAATCTAAATATCACATCAATTTCACCGTATTTTTCCTTATTTCACAGGTGGTTGGAACAAAGCTTTTGTTTCAACTATCGAGCTAGTTATAAAAGATCAAGGAACTTAAAAAACTTCCTTAAAGAAGTGGATCTCAAATGTCCATTCTAAGTAAGATTAAAACATTAATGTCAGTTCTCAGACAAAAACTTGCAAAGCTCTCCTATGCAATGCACAAGTGCTACTGCTTTTCTTTTCTTAGGGAAAATATCTACCGTATACAACAGTGGGTAAACTGACTTCACAACCAAAATAAAGGTCTTTGGTTACCCTGATTGAAgaaaaattgagatcctttctcGTTATCTATTCACCTGTGTATCATATTCATTCTATTTCTAATCAAATAAGGTGGAGTGAGTATATACAGCCTTTGaacatctctcatacatctcaacttatacccACTACATTAACATGAAATATGGGTTTCCAAACTTATACAAGTGCTTCATACTTTTTCACTTTATGCATTACATTACTTCATGAAGTAAGACTAACATTTCCATTCATACcacctccataaacaaaattCTTCCACTGCATTCtatcccaaatcattctcctggTACAGTGGTACCTACCTAATTTCTTTTTGGCCATGACCTATATGCTGGTAGTGGGGGTGGCTCAGCAAACCATGGGTTTAATCAACTCGTAGTAAATGATAAACATTGTTCATGTTTATAGGAAAACGTATATGATTAATGATATAATTCAATAAACTcccttttgtgaaaaaaaaatggcaaaggaGCTACCTATGAACATATGATTGATGATACAGTTTAATAAACTTGCATTATGACTGAAAATGACTGAAGAATTGCATGCGGCTGTTTACTAATAACAGCCCTACCTCTGAATTACTTTACCAAGTGGTGCTGAAGATAAACTGAATACCCAGAGAAAATCTAGAGGCATATGATTTCAGAACTTTGTCTTCGTGTCTTTGTGACACTAAGTGCCTTACACAAGAAGGTTATAGCAAAAAACAGGAGCACATTGAGGGATTCACACCACAGAAACGTTTTCTCCTTTTGCTGCTTGGTATACAATGTACTAGAGGATTCCTTTTGCTTTTCGAATTCAGATTGTAGTGTCTCAACACTCTGGACCTCAATAAATTACAGATGCAGCTTACTGATGCTTAAAATCTATTCTCGTGGATCTTCCCCACTGAAATGCATGATTCCTCACTCAGCTGTATTTGACCACAATTTTTGGGATAAAGTGATCATATTCCATGATTAGTTTGGAAAACACCCAGGGACAATAATCTGAATATCAATGAATAAAACtgatatgaaaaataaagatatttacatATCCAATCCATAACAAATAAGCTTTACAGACACAAAAAAGTGAAAATTGTTCTGTTACTGGTGTTAGCATTAACAAACTGCATGACAAAACTCTGGCACAAATACAGCATTTGAAATAAGAGTTAGGCTTTTGACACCACAAATCtattatgtataagttgagacTGTAATCTTGGAAACATGATTAGTGGATGATTTAGATTTATGGGGAAATGAAGGGGACGGACAGATATAAGGAAGTGGCTGCCTCTAACCTCCTCCTTAACACTGCCAATGCAGGACTATAAAGGAAAATTCAAACAGTCTGTTACTGGAGACCCCTTGGCAACCCCCTCATAATAAGTAGTTTACCCAATGTTGAGTTATGACCCAGGGGTTGGGAACCACTGTCCTAGCATCTTCATCTaaaatatccctaaccttaataaATTTTCTcactatatctatccatctaccccATGCTCTACCTCTCGTCTATGTACCTTCTACTGTCCTGCCATACATCCTCATGACATCCAACCTGCCCCTACCATCCTAAACGACTTTCATCCATGTGCCTTTCCATAACTTCTCACCACATACCCTCTCACATCTTCATCCAAGTCATCTCCATAATTTAAGCCATACCACATCTAGCCTTACCAATACAAACATatgtttcacatccatacatcaatgCTGGGAAAATATTTCCTATGCAAACTTCTTGCACACTCTACATCCAATTTTTCCAATCTGCTGGGTTTTCTATATCCTTAATTTTACTCCCTTGCATGACTTTAGTTTTAGGTTTGGCTTTCTCAATGTCatatatcattcttatcatttactcccaaatatctaaactaaTCCAATACTGCCTGTTCTTCATCATGAAACCAATCTAACATAATGATATTCCATTCCTTTCAAAACTAGTTTCACTTACATTTGCATCCACTTTCAGCAACCTTCCACATACATCATACTGGCCCATCATTCTATCCAACCTTCCCCTTATTTTGTTAACAAAGCAGCAGCATCTGCTTATAACAAAGGTGGGGGTGTCTCATCATGTAAACATAAAACAAATGCTCCACAATGCataaactgttaaaaaaaaagtaatataaaaaCTTAAGCAAAGAAGTGATTTAAACCGCCACACAATCACCAAACTGCAGAGAGGCACCACATGTCCTATGCAACTCTAATGCAAGAACAATCTACTCACAATTCATGCCTTAAAACACAAAACGAAAGAAAAGATACAGATCCAACATATGTGAAGCCTAGAAGTGAAAGTTATAAAGAGAAAACACTGCCAGCAGGCAAAAGCAATGGTCAACAGGTCTGCAAATTGGAATTGTGACCATGTGAGTGATAAGGGTTGGCAGTGGAAGGCACCATCTTACCACTGTATCAATGATGCTATTGACCTGGGTGGGTTGCTGTATGGTTGTTGGGTCTCTATGTGTAGACATTAGCTGGCCTCATATATATTACTGTGGTTGAAAAGAGGTCAGTCCAGACAGATACATCCTATTTTGGGGGTTAATTGGAATTTCAACCCTCAACAGTAAGTTCTCTCTCCCTGATGTTCAGAGGGTTTGTCTGGAGGTAAGAAATTTGAAAATGGGGATATTACTATAAACTGAAAGGTAGGGAAAGTTAAATATTGTAAGTTTGTGTAAAATAAACATCTGAGAAATAACATATtggaaaaaatttgtaaaaaggACAAGGCTGAAAAGAATTAACGGAAGAGTGTACATCAGAGAGGATAACTGGAACTGGCAAAAAGTCTGGGGCATGGAAAAATGTACTCATTCCTGTCTATCAGAAAGGTAGTACACTGTATAACATGTGGAGATACTAAAAAAGCAAAGGAAAATCTAATAGTGGTACCAATGACAATAGGGTGCTAAGTTACTCTGAATGACAATAGGGTGCTAAGTTAATCTGAATGACAGTAGGGTGCTAAGTTACTCTGAATGCATATCATGAATTACAAGGGAGCTTACATATCATACATAGGCCAGAATGGTGAAATGCAAGACAGTCATTCAGAGAATCCAAGAAAGGTGATGGAGCTAAAAGGCCCCTGTGCTGATATAAATGATTATCAAATGCAGAGtggaacaaagcaaaaaaaaaaaaaaaaaaaaaaaaaaaaaaaaaaaaaaaaaatgcatgacaaAAATTTACAACACTCATCTAGCAAACTGTTATGAGTCATTATGATATTTCACTTTAATGAGATAATTTATCATCAACTCTTTTTCTGCATGCCACTATAAACTCCTTTGGAAGAAAGATTTATTTTACCACTACGAACCTATCTTCAAGAGGTGGCCGTGTGAAGACTGAGGAAGCCAGTCCAACTGCTGTCTGCTCAGTTGTTGTATTTTGTGAGTCCTGTGATCCTTGAGAAGATGCACTGGAATGTCGTTGCCGTTCATCTGGAATCAAAACCAAACCTCTTGTAGATACTGAAAAGAAAATAGCTTTAGcagtattttctatttttttcatgatACTATAAATTACATAAAATTTGATAAAACCAAATTCACATAGCTGGTTACCATTAACTAAGTAAAAGGATATAAAGACCCTCAGTTCCCATAGTAAGTAGCTCTGTTTCGAGCCAATATGCCTCCTTTTACCTATTCACTCTATTTACCCTATAGGCAGTTGGTAGGCacccaatgaccagggaggtacattaccagtacttcCCTTCTGGGTATCAGGAGAATCAGTGACATctgtttagtgagccagcactttagtggctgttaagttgcactcctttgacccagttggctgtcttttctttctgtctcactaacATGTgcactactggcattctgtccacaaacatacaatctctccttgtcatatgtaatacatgaCAACACTATACTCAtccagctcattcttcataactctagattttcctgtggagaGAACTATGtgttagccttgccttttggcaaaatggtgggagcagtagacaaaagtggtaggtaggaacatctagGCAgaattattaggtagaaacattaggtagtaggtaagagcattagatagaagtagtctttAAGAACATTAGGTG includes these proteins:
- the Nak gene encoding uncharacterized protein Nak isoform X4 — its product is MKKLFNRKDLTNKDQSHSSFLGKVFVVGCNTVTVEEVIAEGGFALVFLVKGSGGVRYALKRLSVNNEHDLEVARNEINIAKMLSGPRTVVGYVDSGVTHTGGGVYEVLLLMTYCRKHLLHLMNDRINSGLTEAEVLKIFCDVCDAVSRLHHVNPPIIHRDLKVENILISSEGNYVLCDFGSATARVLCGTTDGISRVEEEIQRYTTLAYRAPEMIDLYLGRPITTKSDIWALGCMLYKLCFFTLPFAESPLAISSGNFTIPDNARYSKHLLALIRYMLDLDPDTRPDIYQVASLTFKLASRECPVRNVNNMTVPSLDQLCQLVSEREQQSSVKMNRVAAGPVIESTSVAPRQRPKASQHPSSLSAASGALPLGLPLQNTQALKRNIAVSASESGNTQHQPQPQHQLTQQQHQQQQQPQQPQQQQQHQQHSQPQQQQQQSQPVVELSPTTAFPPAALFGSETFPPAQQSFPPSQFGSSAGGGSTAAGTGSSHPPSLSTQPGSGSMEAFFPPSGYPDPFREGEADPAVCGLHSMSSSVEGLFLPTSGSIGSGPQSLSLSQGSIGGGVGMLPGTTGLSPAGMGATSGLVKYESDTAGLSHHHQQHLPAQISPTLPQHPRVHRRNVSDTSAFNKTFANETTQFLAPFEASVRCTEKEGGPANITQTDEGSQEGLVSSEVNIATGEVRAWNPFNDTTPFSQMSEDHIFGAEFDKIRRGSQSSISNVKSRESLVMSAEDDPFGAAPFNAPGSRRPKKFSKGVIDLRMNSSEDTVASPADPTTGGVSTRGLVLIPDERQRHSSASSQGSQDSQNTTTEQTAVGLASSVFTRPPLEDRSKYEKLQNAHDEESEEERHTEALNRNKELQQQQVPANDSREIKQRRHRRVRKKKGKNENEGNESPLEGAEDECESVTTHEDDPRTAENSDPTQLIRRGPKPSKAAIRARARALQEQENRKCAQDRLLGHEYGEKPLLQDDELDSGEEEGKLSDDQEEQHIEQQLTQQPDQLPVRSNIFHVPRPFRKTSMDESHRQREVPGEEDVFALAPFKTSFKRINKKVFQSRSQPSSNTVSPLESSNQPVISQTLANSSPAPVHLGSPEIQEQIVEPVRLPVKADIIYEESPSEEYPIYENVVLNPNGSSIENGTTTPRYHHYENIPPPFSVSGVETSSVVNPVPTKNPFVNPFISESPVAVVPSGMQEPSVHLSNQSAMSPAATEQNVPNPPRKISQQASQGIMSQSIDSLTPNSAVGSISSPSLQNTDLFGSTPFNDVTISTTPSNDTKEFSAHGQTILNGAPQFTCSSQSQYFTPPSDMTSHNPIHTSTPRSVKIHPPSQGRESNSADLDDADLFGAVPFKPVIGHQQTGQATSGKSQTLPANMSSVFQAQMAQMARDDGHIDKFFGDFKVSRSLRKSTPPSFRKPRTAHQKLSDSDTSSDDGSMMVSRKPKHRDRSKDRLKYKNISEEFEEENMMVLPIKQFGHSKKEKLSKKSKKHEKLEKKVEKPEKKPEKNISFESAGISNMSFEDFTLEENRREADRSRRESDRNRQEAERGGDSLQSPEEDDSDLRTTGGTRFGSLKRGINPFSKLGR
- the Nak gene encoding uncharacterized protein Nak isoform X2, yielding MKKLFNRKDLTNKDQSHSSFLGKVFVVGCNTVTVEEVIAEGGFALVFLVKGSGGVRYALKRLSVNNEHDLEVARNEINIAKMLSGPRTVVGYVDSGVTHTGGGVYEVLLLMTYCRKHLLHLMNDRINSGLTEAEVLKIFCDVCDAVSRLHHVNPPIIHRDLKVENILISSEGNYVLCDFGSATARVLCGTTDGISRVEEEIQRYTTLAYRAPEMIDLYLGRPITTKSDIWALGCMLYKLCFFTLPFAESPLAISSGNFTIPDNARYSKHLLALIRYMLDLDPDTRPDIYQVASLTFKLASRECPVRNVNNMTVPSLDQLCQLVSEREQQSSVKMNRVAAGPVIESTSVAPRQRPKASQHPSSLSAASGALPLGLPLQNTQALKRNIAVSASESGNTQHQPQPQHQLTQQQHQQQQQPQQPQQQQQHQQHSQPQQQQQQSQPVVELSPTTAFPPAALFGSETFPPAQQSFPPSQFGSSAGGGSTAAGTGSSHPPSLSTQPGSGSMEAFFPPSGYPDPFREGEADPAVCGLHSMSSSVEGLFLPTSGSIGSGPQSLSLSQGSIGGGVGMLPGTTGLSPAGMGATSGLVKYESDTAGLSHHHQQHLPAQISPTLPQHPRVHRRNVSDTSAFNKTFANETTQFLAPFEASVRCTEKEGGPANITQTDEGSQEGLVSSEVNIATGEVRAWNPFNDTTPFSQMSEDHIFGAEFDKIRRGSQSSISNVKSRESLVMSAEDDPFGAAPFNAPGSRRPKKFSKGVIDLRMNSSEDTVASPADPTTGGDERQRHSSASSQGSQDSQNTTTEQTAVGLASSVFTRPPLEDRSKYEKLQNAHDEESEEERHTEALNRNKELQQQQVPANDSREIKQRRHRRVRKKKGKNENEGNESPLEGAEDGKSDGVFICSVSDDDSIGSASDLKARINDEYDYDHCDRGDVSETISSSVYHAECESVTTHEDDPRTAENSDPTQLIRRGPKPSKAAIRARARALQEQENRKCAQDRLLGHEYGEKPLLQDDELDSGEEEGKLSDDQEEQHIEQQLTQQPDQLPVRSNIFHVPRPFRKTSMDESHRQREVPGEEDVFALAPFKTSFKRINKKVFQSRSQPSSNTVSPLESSNQPVISQTLANSSPAPVHLGSPEIQEQIVEPVRLPVKADIIYEESPSEEYPIYENVVLNPNGSSIENGTTTPRYHHYENIPPPFSVSGVETSSVVNPVPTKNPFVNPFISESPVAVVPSGMQEPSVHLSNQSAMSPAATEQNVPNPPRKISQQASQGIMSQSIDSLTPNSAVGSISSPSLQNTDLFGSTPFNDVTISTTPSNDTKEFSAHGQTILNGAPQFTCSSQSQYFTPPSDMTSHNPIHTSTPRSVKIHPPSQGRESNSADLDDADLFGAVPFKPVIGHQQTGQATSGKSQTLPANMSSVFQAQMAQMARDDGHIDKFFGDFKVSRSLRKSTPPSFRKPRTAHQKLSDSDTSSDDGSMMVSRKPKHRDRSKDRLKYKNISEEFEEENMMVLPIKQFGHSKKEKLSKKSKKHEKLEKKVEKPEKKPEKNISFESAGISNMSFEDFTLEENRREADRSRRESDRNRQEAERGGDSLQSPEEDDSDLRTTGGTRFGSLKRGINPFSKLGR
- the Nak gene encoding uncharacterized protein Nak isoform X1 — translated: MKKLFNRKDLTNKDQSHSSFLGKVFVVGCNTVTVEEVIAEGGFALVFLVKGSGGVRYALKRLSVNNEHDLEVARNEINIAKMLSGPRTVVGYVDSGVTHTGGGVYEVLLLMTYCRKHLLHLMNDRINSGLTEAEVLKIFCDVCDAVSRLHHVNPPIIHRDLKVENILISSEGNYVLCDFGSATARVLCGTTDGISRVEEEIQRYTTLAYRAPEMIDLYLGRPITTKSDIWALGCMLYKLCFFTLPFAESPLAISSGNFTIPDNARYSKHLLALIRYMLDLDPDTRPDIYQVASLTFKLASRECPVRNVNNMTVPSLDQLCQLVSEREQQSSVKMNRVAAGPVIESTSVAPRQRPKASQHPSSLSAASGALPLGLPLQNTQALKRNIAVSASESGNTQHQPQPQHQLTQQQHQQQQQPQQPQQQQQHQQHSQPQQQQQQSQPVVELSPTTAFPPAALFGSETFPPAQQSFPPSQFGSSAGGGSTAAGTGSSHPPSLSTQPGSGSMEAFFPPSGYPDPFREGEADPAVCGLHSMSSSVEGLFLPTSGSIGSGPQSLSLSQGSIGGGVGMLPGTTGLSPAGMGATSGLVKYESDTAGLSHHHQQHLPAQISPTLPQHPRVHRRNVSDTSAFNKTFANETTQFLAPFEASVRCTEKEGGPANITQTDEGSQEGLVSSEVNIATGEVRAWNPFNDTTPFSQMSEDHIFGAEFDKIRRGSQSSISNVKSRESLVMSAEDDPFGAAPFNAPGSRRPKKFSKGVIDLRMNSSEDTVASPADPTTGGVSTRGLVLIPDERQRHSSASSQGSQDSQNTTTEQTAVGLASSVFTRPPLEDRSKYEKLQNAHDEESEEERHTEALNRNKELQQQQVPANDSREIKQRRHRRVRKKKGKNENEGNESPLEGAEDGKSDGVFICSVSDDDSIGSASDLKARINDEYDYDHCDRGDVSETISSSVYHAECESVTTHEDDPRTAENSDPTQLIRRGPKPSKAAIRARARALQEQENRKCAQDRLLGHEYGEKPLLQDDELDSGEEEGKLSDDQEEQHIEQQLTQQPDQLPVRSNIFHVPRPFRKTSMDESHRQREVPGEEDVFALAPFKTSFKRINKKVFQSRSQPSSNTVSPLESSNQPVISQTLANSSPAPVHLGSPEIQEQIVEPVRLPVKADIIYEESPSEEYPIYENVVLNPNGSSIENGTTTPRYHHYENIPPPFSVSGVETSSVVNPVPTKNPFVNPFISESPVAVVPSGMQEPSVHLSNQSAMSPAATEQNVPNPPRKISQQASQGIMSQSIDSLTPNSAVGSISSPSLQNTDLFGSTPFNDVTISTTPSNDTKEFSAHGQTILNGAPQFTCSSQSQYFTPPSDMTSHNPIHTSTPRSVKIHPPSQGRESNSADLDDADLFGAVPFKPVIGHQQTGQATSGKSQTLPANMSSVFQAQMAQMARDDGHIDKFFGDFKVSRSLRKSTPPSFRKPRTAHQKLSDSDTSSDDGSMMVSRKPKHRDRSKDRLKYKNISEEFEEENMMVLPIKQFGHSKKEKLSKKSKKHEKLEKKVEKPEKKPEKNISFESAGISNMSFEDFTLEENRREADRSRRESDRNRQEAERGGDSLQSPEEDDSDLRTTGGTRFGSLKRGINPFSKLGR